A single genomic interval of Spirosoma taeanense harbors:
- a CDS encoding AraC family transcriptional regulator has protein sequence MKLQFEKIEPEAGSSFRVMHHTEAETCRVYWHYHPEYEIVFIPSGDGQRRVGTNVSRYEAGELIFIGPNLPHLNFSYGKEGQYEEIVVQMRADFLGDTFLQKPELSLVRRLFERAHRGLAFGAGTKQRVGPWLAQLPAQPPFERMLMLLRVLQQLADAPDAEPLHADGIQFDLNPKEQERISRVCRYVEQHYAQAIDVRAVADLSSLTVPAFCRYFKRMTNLTFTDFVNEYRVNQARRLLQSSRTVADVGFAVGFNNLSHFNKTFRVVTGQTPSAYRKALVG, from the coding sequence ATGAAACTCCAGTTTGAGAAAATAGAACCCGAAGCAGGCAGTTCGTTTCGGGTCATGCACCATACCGAAGCCGAAACGTGCCGGGTGTACTGGCATTATCATCCGGAATACGAAATTGTCTTTATTCCCTCGGGCGATGGGCAACGGCGGGTTGGCACGAACGTATCGCGCTACGAAGCGGGCGAGCTGATCTTTATCGGGCCGAATCTGCCGCACCTGAATTTCAGCTATGGCAAAGAAGGACAGTATGAGGAGATTGTCGTGCAGATGCGCGCGGATTTTCTGGGCGATACGTTCCTGCAAAAACCTGAGTTATCGCTCGTTCGTCGGTTGTTTGAGCGGGCGCACCGGGGCCTGGCGTTTGGCGCCGGCACCAAGCAGCGCGTTGGGCCGTGGCTGGCTCAACTGCCCGCTCAGCCGCCCTTCGAGCGGATGCTGATGCTGCTGCGGGTGTTGCAGCAACTGGCCGATGCGCCGGACGCCGAACCGCTCCATGCCGATGGTATTCAGTTTGATTTGAACCCGAAAGAGCAGGAGCGCATCAGCCGAGTGTGTCGGTACGTGGAGCAGCATTACGCCCAGGCGATTGACGTGCGGGCCGTCGCCGATTTATCCAGCCTGACCGTTCCGGCGTTTTGCCGTTATTTCAAGCGCATGACCAACCTGACGTTCACCGATTTTGTAAATGAATACCGCGTCAATCAGGCTCGTCGGCTGCTACAGTCGTCCCGAACCGTTGCGGATGTTGGCTTTGCCGTCGGGTTCAACAACCTGTCGCACTTTAACAAGACGTTTCGGGTCGTAACGGGCCAGACCCCCAGCGCCTACCGCAAAGCACTAGTCGGGTGA
- a CDS encoding IS5 family transposase, with product MTKQWTPLTDAQWTAISPFLPIQRKRQHDLRRIVNAILWPLRTGCQWRNMPFEGLPWQSVCYYFHRWKQDGTIERLNAALNELDRLRNGRAALPSVLCIDTQSIKLAPMSGEYRGLDAHKRVNGRKRTFVVDTQGRLWVADVGAANEADGALGVGLIADVVWRVGEHLEKVYGDQAYNGVFAHTLAEWSIEFEKASRPESARGFVPVAKRWVVERTIAWTNFFRRVVKDYEYTTSSSVSWLYLANIQLMLQRI from the coding sequence ATGACCAAACAGTGGACTCCACTGACTGACGCTCAGTGGACAGCAATTTCGCCTTTTTTGCCTATTCAGCGCAAACGCCAGCATGATCTTAGACGCATTGTCAATGCCATCTTGTGGCCGCTACGCACCGGATGCCAATGGCGTAATATGCCTTTTGAGGGCCTGCCCTGGCAAAGCGTTTGTTATTATTTCCATCGCTGGAAACAGGATGGAACCATTGAGCGATTGAATGCCGCACTCAACGAGTTGGATCGGCTCCGTAACGGACGGGCAGCCCTGCCCTCAGTGCTATGTATTGACACACAGTCCATTAAGTTAGCTCCCATGAGTGGTGAGTATCGTGGTCTGGATGCTCACAAACGCGTGAACGGTCGTAAACGCACGTTTGTGGTCGACACCCAGGGTCGCTTATGGGTGGCTGACGTAGGGGCTGCTAATGAAGCAGACGGGGCATTGGGGGTTGGCCTAATCGCTGATGTGGTATGGCGGGTGGGTGAACACTTGGAGAAGGTGTATGGCGATCAAGCTTACAACGGCGTGTTCGCCCATACACTGGCTGAGTGGAGTATTGAGTTTGAGAAGGCTTCCCGACCTGAATCGGCTCGAGGCTTCGTACCCGTAGCTAAACGATGGGTCGTGGAGCGAACAATTGCGTGGACCAATTTCTTCCGGCGTGTGGTCAAGGATTACGAGTACACCACATCTTCTTCGGTGAGTTGGCTATATTTAGCTAATATTCAACTTATGCTACAACGTATCTAG
- a CDS encoding VWA domain-containing protein — MQTVTEILIDFSTSMKEKLALTKQALLNDIIPNLDYSARIGIKTFSAANDKNPIIKTILPLSVTNKEQLTQAVNKLDNPDGNTPIAAAIKSAVDSLKEFMTYDKKIILVTDGEENCGGDYTVEVNKAKTEGVNCQIHIIGIGLSPQAIQQAQSISKTSNGTFSHIQYAKDTVYSQSTIKQNLTTFYASVRPPVPQPVNLPNVPQQITVQQNNTNPVKVAEPKPKAEPIPHPVNDNTGPKDDEHALKDEAIKTLIDDVREIKNQLQEIKRKSEAVPDVVEDAELNERIRQLSEEFIFEILKRKYADRVKWLNQNGEAYEDHDFEIIDIDGSIEYYIECKGAAKNNSTFYLTKNEWRLFLNHTKNYQIYFVKSTLSTPSHIFIDNLMDWLSKGKVVPYLKERQVVK; from the coding sequence ATGCAAACAGTTACAGAGATTTTGATTGATTTTTCCACGAGCATGAAAGAGAAGTTAGCTTTAACTAAGCAAGCTCTATTAAATGATATTATTCCTAACCTTGATTACTCTGCAAGAATAGGAATCAAAACTTTTTCAGCAGCTAATGATAAAAACCCTATTATAAAAACAATTTTACCGCTTTCTGTTACTAACAAAGAGCAGTTAACTCAGGCTGTTAATAAATTGGATAACCCAGATGGTAATACGCCTATTGCAGCAGCAATAAAGAGTGCAGTGGACAGCTTAAAAGAGTTTATGACCTATGACAAAAAAATAATTTTGGTCACCGACGGTGAGGAAAATTGTGGAGGTGATTATACAGTAGAGGTTAACAAAGCAAAAACAGAGGGTGTAAATTGCCAAATTCATATTATTGGAATTGGTCTTAGCCCTCAAGCTATACAACAGGCACAAAGTATTTCAAAAACTTCAAATGGCACATTTAGCCATATTCAATATGCAAAAGATACCGTTTACAGCCAAAGTACTATTAAGCAGAATTTAACTACTTTTTATGCATCTGTAAGGCCGCCAGTGCCACAGCCTGTTAATTTACCTAATGTACCGCAGCAAATCACAGTTCAACAGAATAACACGAATCCAGTAAAGGTAGCTGAACCTAAGCCGAAAGCAGAACCAATCCCACATCCAGTAAATGATAATACAGGCCCAAAAGATGATGAGCACGCCTTGAAAGATGAAGCTATAAAAACCTTGATTGATGACGTTCGAGAGATTAAAAATCAGCTACAAGAAATAAAAAGGAAAAGCGAAGCGGTTCCCGATGTCGTTGAAGATGCTGAATTGAACGAACGTATTCGTCAATTAAGTGAAGAGTTTATCTTTGAAATACTGAAGCGGAAATATGCTGATAGAGTTAAATGGCTAAACCAAAACGGCGAAGCTTATGAGGACCATGACTTTGAAATTATTGATATTGACGGTTCAATAGAGTATTATATTGAATGCAAAGGAGCAGCGAAAAACAACTCGACGTTTTACTTAACAAAAAATGAATGGCGGCTTTTTCTAAATCACACAAAAAATTATCAAATCTATTTTGTAAAAAGCACACTTAGTACCCCATCTCACATATTCATTGACAATCTAATGGATTGGTTATCAAAAGGTAAAGTTGTCCCTTATTTGAAGGAGCGGCAGGTAGTTAAATAA
- a CDS encoding glycoside hydrolase family 113, giving the protein MISRIVLFLLVVSGCQTSLPFHYTGSRLKGVNLVAPPRQPDSSALAPVRSVGGEWVAIVPYGFCRKGDPHFFFSENRKEKRDWQWWGETTEGVAGTIRMARRQGLKTMLKPHVWMQGGSHLDLEFTREADWQTFEHDYAQYVLHFARIADSLDVDLYCITTELDRFAIARPAFWRQLIEQVKQVYKGKLTYAANWDRYERIPFWSQLDYVGVDAYFPLSEAREPSVEDLTKGWEPHLSALEAFSSQLQKPILFTEFGYRACDHAARRPWESETDCTPNPTAQANAYAALTQAVWPKPWFAGGFIWKWFIDNDLRHRERDQYSPQGRMAESILTKQWSNQTR; this is encoded by the coding sequence ATGATTAGCCGTATCGTCCTGTTTTTACTGGTGGTTTCGGGCTGCCAGACGTCTCTGCCCTTTCACTATACTGGCTCGCGGCTGAAAGGCGTCAACCTGGTGGCTCCTCCGCGCCAGCCCGATTCGTCGGCGTTGGCCCCGGTGCGGTCGGTGGGTGGCGAGTGGGTCGCCATTGTTCCGTATGGCTTCTGCCGAAAAGGCGATCCGCACTTCTTTTTCAGCGAAAACCGGAAAGAAAAACGCGACTGGCAATGGTGGGGCGAAACCACCGAGGGCGTTGCCGGCACCATCCGGATGGCGCGCAGGCAGGGCCTGAAAACGATGCTCAAGCCCCACGTCTGGATGCAGGGCGGCTCGCACCTCGACCTGGAGTTTACCCGCGAAGCCGACTGGCAAACCTTCGAGCACGACTACGCGCAATATGTCCTGCATTTCGCCCGGATAGCCGATTCGCTGGACGTCGATCTGTATTGCATTACGACTGAACTCGACCGCTTTGCCATTGCCCGGCCCGCGTTCTGGCGTCAGTTGATTGAGCAGGTGAAGCAGGTGTATAAGGGCAAGCTGACCTACGCAGCCAACTGGGACCGATACGAGCGGATTCCGTTCTGGAGCCAGCTCGATTACGTTGGCGTCGATGCTTACTTTCCGCTCTCGGAGGCCCGCGAACCCTCCGTTGAGGACTTAACCAAAGGCTGGGAACCGCACCTGAGCGCGCTGGAAGCCTTCAGCAGCCAGCTTCAGAAACCTATTCTGTTCACCGAGTTCGGTTACCGGGCCTGCGACCATGCCGCGCGTCGTCCCTGGGAATCCGAAACAGACTGTACGCCGAATCCGACTGCTCAAGCCAACGCGTACGCAGCCCTTACCCAGGCCGTCTGGCCGAAGCCCTGGTTCGCGGGTGGCTTTATCTGGAAGTGGTTCATAGACAACGATCTACGCCACCGCGAACGCGATCAGTATAGCCCGCAGGGGCGAATGGCCGAAAGTATACTGACGAAACAGTGGTCTAATCAAACCAGGTAA
- a CDS encoding helix-turn-helix domain-containing protein, which yields MLHFSTLSAMRRDLGLRPPEHPQLAIERGLQSCPLDGQAFTTDCYGIMFKKVKAGVMLYGRTAYDHTNGSLSFVKPRQRIEFRNLEVEEDSFLLFMHEDYLNGHPLHKQIQHYTYFDYEVTEALHLSPREEQVIWDLYSKIEAEYYSNPDEYTRLIILTHIDSLLTYCQRFYKRQFINRAELSGKTVSKFREALAACLRDESEQTNGLPSVHQLANQLHLSPRYLSDLLKQETGKTAIELIHIFLINEAKNRLKQNELSISEIAYRLGFENPSYFSRLFKKEVGLSPNLFKKQLST from the coding sequence ATGCTTCATTTCAGTACCCTTAGCGCCATGCGCCGTGACCTGGGCTTACGCCCACCCGAGCACCCTCAACTAGCCATAGAGAGGGGTCTGCAAAGCTGCCCCCTGGATGGGCAAGCCTTCACTACCGATTGCTATGGAATAATGTTCAAAAAGGTCAAGGCTGGCGTTATGCTGTACGGTCGTACCGCTTACGACCATACCAACGGCTCGTTGTCCTTTGTTAAACCCCGGCAACGAATCGAGTTCAGGAATCTGGAAGTGGAAGAGGACAGTTTTTTGTTATTCATGCATGAAGATTATCTGAATGGTCATCCTCTCCACAAGCAGATTCAGCACTACACTTATTTTGATTACGAAGTGACCGAAGCGCTGCATCTCTCCCCGCGGGAAGAACAGGTCATATGGGATCTGTACTCCAAGATTGAAGCTGAGTATTACAGTAATCCAGACGAGTACACTCGCCTGATTATACTGACCCATATTGATTCTCTGCTGACGTATTGCCAGCGCTTTTACAAACGTCAGTTCATCAACCGCGCCGAGCTGTCAGGCAAAACGGTGTCTAAGTTTCGGGAAGCACTAGCAGCCTGTTTAAGGGATGAATCAGAGCAAACTAACGGATTACCTTCGGTTCACCAATTAGCCAACCAACTCCACTTATCCCCGCGCTACCTGAGTGATCTGCTCAAGCAGGAGACTGGCAAAACGGCTATCGAGCTGATTCATATTTTTCTCATCAACGAAGCCAAAAACCGGTTAAAGCAAAACGAACTGAGTATTTCTGAAATCGCTTATAGGCTTGGGTTTGAGAACCCTTCTTATTTTTCACGGCTATTTAAGAAAGAAGTTGGTCTCAGCCCGAACCTCTTCAAGAAGCAGTTGTCTACTTAG
- a CDS encoding DUF4231 domain-containing protein encodes MNSLPKIAEKDFTSFYVASDSASKKAQSDYVSIIAVDLISMLIASAIATYNYQSEQSKKILYIISGTLLLLSLVLTVVLLSKKFEDIWYQGRALAESCKTLTWRFMMRSELFEDTVPLNQAKQKFIDRVQELSKEFLELNKILDTELLNKPVITQSMINVRSLSLENRKEYYIQNRIEDQKNWYATKAQFNKNRYNSWFTVIIIAQSVSLISIVYLINSPNSNWNFVGFFTTISASAISWLQLKRHQELKQAYTTASQELNLIVSLADEITGENEFSKFVLDSENAVSREHTLWLAQRRR; translated from the coding sequence GTGAATAGTCTACCAAAAATAGCAGAAAAAGACTTTACGAGTTTTTACGTAGCCTCTGATTCGGCTTCAAAAAAAGCGCAATCTGATTACGTATCCATAATAGCTGTAGATTTAATTTCAATGTTAATAGCTTCTGCGATTGCAACGTATAATTATCAATCCGAACAATCAAAGAAAATTTTGTATATTATTTCAGGCACTTTACTTCTATTAAGTTTAGTATTAACAGTTGTCTTGTTGTCTAAAAAATTTGAGGATATATGGTATCAAGGTAGAGCTTTAGCGGAATCTTGTAAAACACTTACATGGAGATTTATGATGCGCTCTGAACTATTTGAGGATACTGTTCCTTTGAACCAAGCAAAGCAAAAATTTATTGATCGAGTACAAGAATTAAGTAAAGAGTTTTTAGAATTAAATAAGATTTTGGATACAGAATTATTAAACAAGCCTGTAATTACACAAAGTATGATTAACGTAAGAAGTCTTTCACTTGAGAATAGAAAAGAATACTATATACAAAACAGAATTGAAGATCAAAAAAATTGGTATGCAACAAAAGCACAATTCAATAAAAATAGATATAATTCATGGTTCACTGTTATTATTATTGCTCAGTCAGTGTCATTAATTAGTATTGTTTATTTGATTAATAGCCCAAATTCTAACTGGAACTTTGTTGGGTTTTTCACTACTATTTCAGCTTCGGCAATTAGTTGGTTACAGTTAAAAAGACACCAAGAATTGAAACAGGCTTATACAACAGCTTCGCAAGAACTAAACTTAATAGTATCTTTAGCTGACGAGATTACAGGTGAAAACGAATTTTCCAAATTCGTTTTGGATTCGGAGAATGCAGTGTCTCGGGAACATACATTGTGGCTTGCTCAAAGGAGAAGATAG
- a CDS encoding MFS transporter → MNTTGQQSSISLGNSYRTLFVRNLMTFFLNRQALAVGLVFASDSILFGSWVAHIPYVKQKLALSDAELGLTLFAMPAGLLLMNPLTGWIISRLGEARACFWSAVGLSLAVCIPLNAPNPAVLVFGLFLMGLNAALINVAMNTSATNLERERGIVIMSSCHGMWSLGGLLGSGIAGAVIALHVSPSVHIMGMAALILLLTVLLQPMLAQIPSSSRTESGEKAGSSFVRPNRDLLLMILIGLAVAMGEGVAFDWSAVYLRETLGASSQIAALGFASFSLTMTSFRFLGDAIIPKIGSKRWLQIGAVLGTLGLIIAIAFPYPAVALVGFALLGAGCSLGAPILYSAALRVPGIPPVAGLATFASFSFIGFLAGPPVIGFVAEAFGLYFGLGFVAVILLISAGLARLVNLF, encoded by the coding sequence ATGAATACAACCGGACAACAATCTTCAATTTCGTTAGGCAACTCCTATCGTACGCTGTTTGTCAGGAACCTGATGACGTTTTTCCTGAACCGGCAAGCCCTGGCGGTTGGCCTGGTCTTCGCGTCAGACAGTATCCTGTTCGGCAGTTGGGTAGCGCATATTCCCTACGTAAAACAAAAGCTGGCCCTCTCCGACGCGGAACTGGGCTTAACGCTATTTGCGATGCCTGCCGGACTGCTGCTCATGAACCCGCTGACGGGCTGGATCATTTCCCGGCTTGGCGAAGCGCGGGCCTGTTTCTGGTCGGCGGTGGGTCTGTCGCTGGCCGTCTGCATCCCGCTCAATGCGCCCAACCCGGCGGTGCTGGTCTTTGGCTTATTCCTGATGGGCCTGAACGCGGCCCTGATCAACGTCGCCATGAACACCAGCGCCACCAATCTGGAGCGAGAGCGGGGCATCGTGATCATGTCTTCCTGCCACGGCATGTGGAGTCTGGGCGGACTGCTCGGATCGGGCATTGCCGGAGCCGTCATTGCGCTGCACGTATCGCCGTCGGTCCACATCATGGGCATGGCCGCGCTGATTCTGTTACTGACGGTCCTTTTACAACCCATGCTGGCGCAGATTCCTTCCAGCAGCCGCACTGAATCGGGCGAGAAAGCCGGATCATCGTTCGTACGCCCGAATCGGGACCTGTTGCTGATGATTCTGATTGGTCTGGCCGTGGCTATGGGCGAAGGGGTCGCTTTCGACTGGAGCGCTGTTTACCTGCGCGAAACCCTCGGGGCCAGCAGCCAGATTGCCGCCCTGGGCTTTGCCAGCTTCTCGCTGACCATGACGAGCTTCCGTTTTCTGGGCGATGCCATCATTCCGAAAATCGGCTCTAAACGCTGGCTTCAGATTGGTGCCGTGCTGGGTACGCTGGGTCTGATAATTGCTATCGCTTTTCCCTACCCCGCCGTTGCGCTGGTTGGGTTTGCCCTGCTGGGCGCGGGCTGTTCGCTGGGTGCGCCTATTCTGTATAGTGCCGCGTTACGGGTGCCGGGCATTCCGCCCGTGGCGGGTCTGGCAACCTTTGCTTCGTTCAGCTTTATCGGGTTTCTGGCGGGTCCGCCCGTCATTGGCTTCGTCGCCGAAGCCTTTGGCCTGTACTTTGGCTTAGGCTTTGTCGCCGTTATCCTGCTCATTTCGGCTGGCTTGGCCCGACTTGTCAACTTATTCTAA
- a CDS encoding SDR family NAD(P)-dependent oxidoreductase — protein sequence MSKTILITGASRGFGQLWTKAFLQQGYSVAATARNLTSLDELKAQFGDQLLPIQLDVTDRGAAIQAVQQAYNEFGRIDVLINNAGYGLFGCVEETSEQQARDLMETNFFGLLWLTQAVLPIMRKQSSGHIIQVSSVLGLITWPNVGLYNASKFAVEGLSETLASEVKGFGINVSLVEPAPYATDYAGSSAVITQPLSAYAPLKASLQANYATLYMGQPEATTAAMLQLIESEQPPLRLLLGKLAYPLVKQAYNSRFAEWDAWAEVTMAAHEG from the coding sequence ATGAGCAAAACTATTTTAATTACCGGAGCATCGCGAGGATTTGGCCAATTGTGGACTAAGGCCTTTCTACAACAGGGCTATAGCGTAGCCGCCACCGCCCGAAACCTAACTAGCTTAGATGAGCTGAAGGCTCAGTTTGGTGACCAACTGCTGCCCATTCAATTGGATGTGACCGACCGTGGGGCGGCTATTCAGGCAGTGCAACAAGCCTACAATGAGTTTGGGCGCATTGACGTGCTGATTAACAACGCGGGTTATGGCTTGTTTGGCTGCGTAGAAGAAACCTCAGAACAACAGGCCCGCGACTTGATGGAAACCAATTTCTTTGGTCTGCTTTGGCTTACCCAGGCTGTCTTGCCGATTATGCGCAAGCAAAGCAGTGGCCACATCATTCAGGTATCGAGTGTGCTGGGCCTGATCACCTGGCCAAATGTAGGTCTGTACAATGCCTCCAAATTTGCCGTTGAAGGCTTGAGCGAAACGTTGGCCTCGGAAGTAAAAGGGTTTGGTATCAACGTCAGCCTAGTAGAACCCGCCCCGTATGCCACTGACTACGCCGGTTCCTCGGCTGTAATTACTCAACCACTATCCGCTTACGCTCCCTTAAAGGCGAGTCTGCAGGCCAACTATGCCACCCTCTATATGGGCCAGCCCGAAGCCACCACCGCAGCGATGCTCCAATTAATCGAAAGTGAACAGCCTCCACTACGGCTCCTGCTAGGCAAACTAGCTTACCCCCTGGTTAAACAGGCATACAACAGCCGGTTTGCTGAGTGGGACGCTTGGGCCGAGGTCACTATGGCCGCCCATGAGGGTTAA
- a CDS encoding TIR domain-containing protein, whose product MIDKSLNEPVNSLDEDYIMRVIRQNYLSDSTVTIHLIGLYGAENRRQYEQRFIKRELQASLYHGLGNTQNGVLGIVLPDLYNAVYCGSGICPKCGNSHNYVYINDSTTIKEFSYNYYIPKLNKCSWGEEDRFCVLVKWEDFVKNPEFYIEQAFQKRNADISNYTRLRP is encoded by the coding sequence ATGATTGATAAGTCATTAAATGAACCAGTAAATTCACTTGATGAAGACTATATAATGCGAGTTATAAGACAAAATTATTTATCTGACTCAACTGTAACAATTCATTTAATAGGTCTATATGGTGCAGAAAATAGAAGACAGTATGAACAAAGATTTATCAAAAGAGAGCTACAGGCTTCTTTGTATCATGGTTTAGGCAATACCCAAAATGGCGTTTTAGGAATAGTATTGCCTGATTTATATAATGCGGTTTATTGTGGTTCAGGAATTTGTCCTAAATGTGGAAACTCGCACAATTACGTTTACATAAACGATTCAACAACTATAAAAGAATTTAGTTACAACTACTATATTCCTAAGCTTAATAAATGCTCATGGGGTGAAGAAGATAGATTTTGCGTACTTGTAAAGTGGGAAGACTTTGTAAAAAATCCTGAGTTTTATATTGAACAGGCATTTCAGAAGCGAAACGCTGATATCTCTAATTACACACGGTTAAGACCTTAA
- the msrA gene encoding peptide-methionine (S)-S-oxide reductase MsrA: protein MKRLHLYVFSLLLLAGCAQGQSNEYAFAKLPTPKPGEAVATFAGGCFWALEEGMNQLKGVREVISGYAGGDVKNPTYEQVGTDKTGHAESVQVYYDPKVISYAQLLDAFFAGHDPTTLNRQGPDVGRDYRSVAFYRTPAEKAEILAAIKRTNESKHYANPVVTEVTPITAFYPAENYHQNYFALHPDQPYIQRVSLPKVEKLRKAMAGHLKNSTSLTMNE, encoded by the coding sequence ATGAAACGACTTCATTTATACGTCTTTAGTTTGCTCCTGCTGGCCGGATGTGCACAGGGCCAGTCGAACGAGTATGCATTCGCCAAACTACCCACGCCCAAACCCGGCGAGGCCGTAGCCACCTTTGCGGGCGGGTGCTTCTGGGCCCTGGAAGAAGGCATGAACCAGTTGAAAGGCGTACGCGAAGTCATTTCCGGTTACGCGGGTGGCGACGTTAAAAACCCGACTTACGAGCAGGTGGGCACCGATAAAACCGGCCATGCCGAATCCGTTCAGGTGTATTACGATCCGAAAGTAATCAGTTACGCCCAGTTGCTCGACGCGTTCTTCGCCGGTCACGACCCCACGACTCTCAACCGGCAGGGGCCCGACGTTGGCCGCGATTATCGCTCGGTAGCTTTTTATCGCACGCCTGCCGAGAAAGCCGAAATTCTGGCCGCCATCAAACGCACCAACGAGTCGAAACATTACGCCAACCCGGTTGTCACGGAGGTAACGCCTATTACGGCCTTCTACCCCGCCGAGAATTACCACCAGAATTACTTCGCGCTGCACCCCGACCAGCCCTATATCCAGCGTGTATCGCTGCCTAAGGTCGAGAAGCTACGTAAAGCGATGGCGGGCCACCTTAAAAATAGTACCTCGTTAACAATGAATGAATAG
- a CDS encoding DUF4177 domain-containing protein, whose product MKEYKVEALIYYSKLTLDSEHIVKKSKEEIQTKLDEYASQGYRLTSTSSTNFGSAVYIYLYFEKDI is encoded by the coding sequence ATGAAAGAATACAAAGTTGAAGCCCTGATTTATTACTCGAAATTAACGCTTGATTCAGAACACATCGTTAAGAAGTCCAAAGAAGAAATTCAGACAAAGTTGGATGAATACGCTTCACAAGGTTACAGATTAACTTCTACGTCGTCCACTAATTTTGGATCTGCCGTATATATTTATCTGTATTTTGAGAAGGATATTTAA
- a CDS encoding HAD family hydrolase, whose product MKAVIFDMDGVIVDTNPHHRTAWRQYYQRYGKTLSDDDFVQHVSGKHNTDIVAHLFANQTLTTDEVLRLGNEKEALFRELYRPNITPVPGLVTFLKALKAAGIRTAVATSAPVENLDFVVDALELRPYFDALLNESMVSRPKPDPEIYQKAMAALGIDPADSVIFEDSMTGIRAARASGAHVIGVATTQTPDELAPFVDDAIRDFTEMSLDRLQRLVNVV is encoded by the coding sequence ATGAAAGCAGTAATTTTTGATATGGATGGGGTGATCGTCGACACGAACCCGCATCACCGCACCGCCTGGCGGCAGTACTACCAGCGGTATGGAAAGACCCTGAGCGATGATGATTTTGTGCAGCACGTTTCAGGCAAACACAATACCGATATCGTCGCGCATCTATTCGCCAACCAGACCCTGACGACCGACGAAGTGCTGCGGCTGGGCAATGAGAAAGAAGCTCTGTTCCGCGAACTCTACCGCCCCAACATTACGCCCGTTCCGGGACTAGTTACGTTCCTGAAGGCCCTGAAAGCCGCTGGCATCCGCACGGCCGTAGCGACTTCCGCGCCCGTCGAAAACCTGGATTTTGTCGTCGATGCGCTGGAATTACGTCCCTATTTCGACGCGTTGCTGAATGAAAGCATGGTCAGCCGCCCCAAACCCGATCCGGAAATCTACCAGAAAGCAATGGCGGCACTAGGCATTGACCCCGCCGACAGCGTGATTTTTGAAGATTCCATGACCGGCATCCGGGCCGCCAGGGCGTCGGGTGCGCACGTCATCGGCGTAGCGACAACCCAAACGCCCGACGAACTGGCTCCCTTTGTGGACGACGCCATCCGGGATTTTACCGAAATGAGCCTCGACCGGCTCCAGCGGCTGGTTAACGTTGTTTAA